A genomic segment from Glycine max cultivar Williams 82 chromosome 1, Glycine_max_v4.0, whole genome shotgun sequence encodes:
- the LOC113002343 gene encoding uncharacterized protein, which translates to MYYIPRESNTKADLLSKLASTKKIGHLKTIIQEKLQTPTIDIEEVMVGEEEEPYWMTPYKNFLIWGVLPRDENEARHIKRKANFYVILDGELFRRRLTSPLLKCLNSQQADYVMRELHEGICDLYTRGHSLDTKVVRISYYWPTLRVDTLDFTKR; encoded by the coding sequence ATGTACTACATACCCAGGGAGAGCAACACTAAAGCAGACCTGCTCTCCAAGTTGGCTAGCACCAAAAAGATCGGACACCTCAAGACTATCATCCAGGAGAAACTCCAAACTCCTACCATAGACATTGAAGAAGTTATGGTCGGAGAAGAGGAGGAACCATACTGGATGACTCCCTacaagaattttttaatttgggggGTGTTGCCACGAGACGAGAATGAAGCCCGACACATTAAACGGAAGGCCAACTTCTACGTCATCCTTGATGGTGAGTTATTCAGAAGAAGGTTGACATCACCCTTGTTAAAGTGCCTGAACAGCCAACAAGCAGACTATGTCATGAGAGAACTTCATGAAGGCATCTGCGACCTTTACACCAGGGGACACTCCCTTGACACCAAAGTGGTGCGCATCAGTTACTATTGGCCGACACTCAGGGTTGACACCCTCGACTTCACCAAGAGATGA